A part of Peptococcaceae bacterium genomic DNA contains:
- a CDS encoding site-2 protease family protein: MTFDLTGFLISVPAILVAITVHEFSHGLAAHFLGDPTPRRQGRLTLNPLPHLDALGTLMLLVAHFGWAKPVEINPFYFRGDRQRGILLVSLAGPFSNLVVALLGAILYNLFNVGTYFASFIITLVSINVYLALFNLIPVPPLDGSRILTGLLPRRMHGFIYQLEAYGPLILVLLILTNITGLVLMPAARAIIITLFQAGQFVAAF, translated from the coding sequence ATGACGTTTGACTTAACAGGTTTTCTGATCAGTGTACCGGCGATCCTTGTGGCTATAACCGTGCATGAATTTTCTCACGGCCTGGCGGCTCACTTCCTGGGAGACCCCACCCCCAGACGGCAGGGGCGCCTGACGCTTAATCCCCTGCCGCACCTTGATGCATTAGGTACTTTGATGCTGCTGGTGGCCCATTTTGGCTGGGCCAAGCCGGTGGAAATCAACCCGTTTTATTTTAGAGGAGACCGCCAGAGGGGAATTCTGCTGGTGAGCCTGGCAGGCCCCTTCTCCAATCTGGTGGTTGCTTTGCTGGGGGCCATATTGTACAATCTATTTAATGTCGGCACATATTTTGCCTCATTTATAATCACCCTGGTAAGCATAAATGTCTACCTGGCCCTGTTCAACCTGATCCCGGTGCCTCCCCTGGACGGCTCCAGGATTCTGACAGGGCTTTTGCCCCGCCGCATGCACGGGTTTATTTATCAGTTAGAAGCTTACGGGCCTCTTATCCTGGTTCTGCTGATCTTGACCAATATCACGGGACTGGTACTCATGCCCGCGGCGAGAGCGATAATTATCACCCTTTTTCAGGCAGGACAATTTGTTGCTGCTTTCTAG